One Maribacter cobaltidurans genomic window carries:
- the rplM gene encoding 50S ribosomal protein L13 encodes MDTLSYKTISANKSTVSKEWLLVDAEGETLGRLSSKVANLLRGKHKPSFTPHVDCGDNVVVINAEKIILTGNKWEDKTYQRYTGYPGGQRFTSAKELLSKNPAAIVEKAIKGMLPKNRLGADLFRNLKVYAGQQHGQEAQKPTAVNLKDIK; translated from the coding sequence GTGGATACACTAAGTTATAAAACCATTTCCGCCAACAAATCTACCGTAAGCAAAGAGTGGTTGTTGGTAGATGCCGAAGGAGAAACGTTGGGTCGTTTATCCTCAAAAGTGGCTAATTTATTGAGAGGAAAGCATAAACCAAGCTTTACTCCACATGTTGATTGCGGTGACAATGTTGTTGTCATCAACGCTGAAAAAATTATCTTGACCGGCAACAAATGGGAAGACAAGACCTACCAAAGGTACACTGGTTATCCAGGTGGACAACGTTTTACTTCTGCAAAGGAGTTGTTGAGTAAAAACCCAGCTGCCATTGTAGAAAAAGCCATCAAAGGAATGCTTCCTAAAAATAGATTGGGTGCCGATCTTTTCAGAAACCTTAAGGTTTATGCGGGACAGCAACACGGACAAGAAGCTCAAAAACCTACTGCAGTAAATTTAAAAGATATTAAATAA
- the rpsI gene encoding 30S ribosomal protein S9 yields MEIVHKIGRRKTAVARVYLSQGNGTITINNKDLNVYFPTATLQYKVKQPFTLTDTTDNYDVKVNVYGGGITGQAEAIRLAISRAMCEVDIENRATLKPEGLLTRDPRMVERKKFGQKKARKKFQFSKR; encoded by the coding sequence ATGGAAATAGTTCATAAAATAGGAAGAAGAAAAACTGCTGTTGCCAGGGTGTACCTTTCACAAGGAAATGGTACTATCACCATTAACAATAAAGATTTGAACGTTTATTTTCCAACTGCCACTTTGCAGTATAAAGTAAAACAACCATTTACACTTACCGATACTACTGACAATTACGATGTTAAGGTAAATGTTTACGGTGGTGGTATTACAGGACAGGCCGAAGCAATCAGGTTGGCCATTTCCAGAGCCATGTGCGAAGTGGATATTGAAAACAGGGCTACCCTTAAGCCAGAAGGTTTATTGACAAGGGATCCAAGAATGGTAGAGCGTAAGAAATTTGGTCAGAAAAAGGCCCGTAAGAAATTCCAGTTCTCCAAGCGTTAA
- the rpsB gene encoding 30S ribosomal protein S2: protein MAKVEVKQLLEAGVHFGHLTRKWNPNMAPYIYMERNGIHVINLYKTVAKLDEANEALSKIAASGRKILFVATKKQAKDIVAEKAANVNMPYITERWPGGMLTNFVTIRKAVKKMASIDRMKKDGTFNTLSKKERLQVDRLRAKLEKNLGSISEMTRLPGALFIVDTMREHIAVKEAQKLNIPIFAMVDTNSDPRDVDFVIPSNDDASKSIEIIMSQVTEAVAEGLAERKSEKAESPEGKKEKGSKKKEKENKEDLKPTPDKVDTKPTPVVDKVPNVTVDVEATKEAVKEDKKADSADADDLTKIEGVGPKAAEALSNAGLDTFAKVAKADADKMKEILTEASSRMAHLDPTSWPKQAKMAADGKWDELKEWQDSVKGGVE from the coding sequence ATGGCGAAAGTCGAAGTAAAACAATTATTAGAAGCAGGTGTGCATTTTGGCCACCTAACCAGAAAGTGGAATCCGAACATGGCTCCTTACATCTACATGGAGCGTAATGGTATTCACGTAATCAATCTTTACAAAACAGTTGCAAAATTGGACGAGGCTAATGAAGCTTTGAGCAAAATTGCTGCTTCCGGAAGAAAAATTCTTTTCGTTGCCACTAAAAAACAGGCAAAGGACATTGTTGCTGAAAAGGCAGCGAACGTAAACATGCCCTACATTACAGAGAGATGGCCAGGTGGTATGTTGACCAACTTTGTAACTATCCGTAAAGCCGTTAAAAAAATGGCTTCCATCGATAGAATGAAGAAAGATGGAACTTTCAACACCCTATCCAAAAAAGAGCGTTTGCAAGTTGACCGTTTAAGGGCAAAATTGGAAAAGAACTTAGGTTCTATTTCTGAAATGACCCGTTTACCAGGTGCTTTGTTCATCGTTGATACTATGAGGGAACACATCGCCGTAAAAGAAGCTCAAAAATTGAACATTCCAATTTTTGCCATGGTGGATACGAACTCAGACCCAAGGGATGTTGATTTTGTAATTCCATCCAATGATGATGCCTCAAAATCCATCGAGATTATTATGTCTCAAGTAACCGAGGCCGTTGCCGAAGGTCTTGCTGAGCGTAAGTCTGAAAAAGCAGAATCTCCAGAAGGCAAGAAAGAAAAAGGATCCAAGAAAAAGGAAAAAGAAAATAAGGAGGATTTAAAACCTACCCCGGATAAAGTTGATACAAAACCTACACCGGTAGTTGATAAAGTTCCTAACGTAACCGTTGATGTAGAAGCAACTAAAGAAGCTGTTAAGGAAGATAAAAAAGCAGATTCTGCCGATGCTGATGATTTGACCAAAATTGAAGGTGTTGGACCAAAAGCCGCAGAGGCACTTTCCAATGCCGGATTGGACACGTTTGCCAAAGTTGCAAAAGCAGATGCGGATAAGATGAAAGAGATTTTGACCGAAGCCAGCTCCAGAATGGCCCATCTAGATCCAACTTCATGGCCAAAACAAGCCAAAATGGCCGCTGATGGAAAATGGGACGAGCTAAAGGAATGGCAAGACAGCGTTAAAGGCGGTGTTGAATAA
- the tsf gene encoding translation elongation factor Ts, with product MAKITAAEVNKLRQTTGAGMMDCKKALVEAEGDFDKAIEILRKKGQKVAANRADRDSSEGAAIAKVNDDNTSGVIISLNCETDFVAKNDSFVSLANELADLAINYDNKEDFLAADFKGMSVQDKLTEQTGVIGEKIEIGGFERLSAPFVGSYIHAGNKIAVLTGLSAAVDGADVVAKDVSMQAAAMNPVALNEEGVDQAVIDKEIEIAKDQLRQEGKPEAMLDNIAKGKLKRFFKDNTLVNQDFIKDSKQSVAQYVKSVDSNLEVTGFKRVALG from the coding sequence ATGGCAAAGATTACAGCCGCAGAAGTAAATAAATTAAGACAGACTACCGGAGCCGGAATGATGGATTGCAAAAAAGCCTTGGTTGAAGCCGAAGGTGATTTTGACAAGGCAATCGAAATCCTTCGCAAAAAAGGTCAAAAAGTTGCTGCAAATAGGGCGGACAGGGATTCCTCAGAAGGTGCAGCCATCGCGAAAGTTAATGATGACAATACCAGTGGGGTCATTATTTCCCTTAACTGTGAAACTGACTTCGTAGCCAAAAATGATTCCTTTGTTTCATTGGCCAACGAATTGGCAGATTTGGCCATAAACTATGATAATAAAGAAGATTTTTTGGCTGCTGATTTCAAAGGTATGTCCGTTCAGGATAAATTGACCGAACAGACCGGTGTTATTGGAGAAAAAATCGAAATTGGTGGATTTGAAAGATTAAGTGCCCCTTTCGTAGGCTCCTATATTCATGCAGGTAACAAAATCGCCGTTCTTACAGGTTTATCAGCTGCTGTTGATGGTGCTGATGTCGTTGCCAAGGACGTTTCCATGCAAGCTGCTGCCATGAACCCGGTAGCCTTGAACGAAGAAGGCGTTGACCAAGCGGTTATTGACAAAGAAATAGAAATCGCAAAGGACCAATTGCGTCAAGAAGGAAAGCCTGAGGCCATGTTGGACAACATCGCCAAAGGAAAATTAAAAAGATTCTTTAAGGACAATACTTTGGTTAATCAAGATTTCATTAAAGACAGTAAACAAAGTGTTGCTCAATATGTGAAATCTGTTGATTCAAACTTGGAAGTGACAGGATTTAAAAGAGTTGCTTTGGGTTAA